Genomic DNA from Candidatus Cloacimonadota bacterium:
AGCAAGCAAAATAAAACTATTGGCAATATGAAAGAAATTTTCTGAATTCGGTATTCCCGGAAAATCGAAAAAAAAGTTAATAATACCGTATAACATTAAAACAACGGCAATGACTATTAAAATCCAACTCAATAATTTCATCTTATCCTCCCATTTTAATTTTTGATGAAACATACTTTATGAATATACTTCTACAGATGTGTTAAATTGCAGTCAAGTAATTTCTTTGCATCGCATTTTGAAATCTGAAAAAATAATGAATAAAGATGAAATATATCCTGAAAATACAGAATTAATTGTATGAATACATTATTGATTTTTTTTAAATCCATATTATTTAAGAAAAGAGTTGTCAAAAAAATAAATGTTTGAATTTTAGCAAAAAATAAGAAAGGAGTTTTTCATGGCAGACACTAAATCCGATATGCAGATCAATTTCGACAGCCTTTTAAAGCAGGGATTTGCAGTCATAGATGTTCGTTATAGAAATTATGAAATAACGGATGGTAATTTCAAATACATCATTACACCGGTGGAAAGAGACAGAGATGATTTTTATCAGAATATGCTGAAACACTATCTCGGAAAGAACTCGGAAGATAAAGATATTTATAAACTCTGGATAAAGATCCTGAAACACAAATTAAAAATGAGTAAAATGCTGGGAAGAGACATTTCCATAAAAGTTGCAGCTCTCGATTTTGTGGAAACAAAAGATTAATTTATGGAGAATTATACATTACTTCTGATCAAACCAAATGCTACGGAAGAACATCATATCGGAGCTATTCTTAAGATCGTTGAAGAAAACGGATTTGCTATCGAATCATTGAAAATGATTTTCATGGATGACGATCTCAGTAGTCGATTTTATTCTGTCCATAAAGGAAAACCATTTTATAAAGGTTTGATAGAATTTATGCATTCCGGAAAAACAGTTGCAGCCATTTTAAAGAAGGATAACGCTATTGTTTCTCTCCGCAAATTAGTTGGAAACACAGATTCTAAAAAAGCAGAATCCGGTACAATCCGGCATCTTTATGGTGAAGATATTCGCAGGAATGCAGTCCATGCTTCTGATTCGTCGGAAAACGCAAAAAAAGAAATCTCGATTATTTTTCCTGATTTTAGATTTTAATGATTTTTGTATCCTTAATAAACTATAGGGCAAAATTATTGCGCTTAAATAAACATTACATTAGCAAGATTGCTTATGCAAAGAACAAACAAGATTGTTTGTTTTACATATTTTAATCAAAACATACTTTTAAAAAATCAACCGGAGTCCTAAAGGATGAAAGTTTTAGTAATCAATTGCGGTAGTTCATCCGTAAAATATCAATTTATAAACCTGGAAACAGAAAATGTGTTAGCTGATGGAATTGCAGAAAGAATCGGGGAAGATATTTCTTTATTCACATTTAAAAGTAAAAATTTCACCAGGAAAAAAGAAAAAATCCTTATTGAAAACCATGAAAAAGCTATTCAAATCATAATCAAAGCTTTGCTGGATAGAGAAAACGGGGTGATCCAAGATAAGTTCGAGATAGAAGCTGTTGGACATCGTTTAGTTCATGCTGGAGAACATTATTCAGGTTCGGTAGTAATTAATGAACATGTCGTCCAGATCATGAGAGAATGCGTTGCTCTTGCTCCGCTTCATAATCCTGCCAATATCAAGGGTATCGAAGCGATGAACAGTGTTCTTCCCAAAATACCGCAATGCGGAGTTTTTGATACTGCTTTTCATCAAACCATGCCATCAAAAGCTTATCTTTATGCTTTACCGTATAAATTCTATACAAAAGATAAGATCAGACGATATGGGTTTCATGGAACTTCTCATAAATATGTAAGTCGATTTGCTGCAGAATATCTTCAAAAGGACATCAAAGCTTTGAAAATAATTACCTGCCATATCGGGAACGGAGCTTCTATAACTGCTATCGAAGGAGGAAAATCCGTTGATACTTCCATGGGCTTTACACCACTCGAAGGTTTGATGATGGGAACTCGCTGCGGAGATATTGATCCGGCAATTCCGATTTATCTGATGAAAGAAAAAGGCATGGGTCCTGATCTTGTTAATATCATTTTAAATAAAAAAAGCGGAATGATCGGTCTCTCGGAAATCAGCAATGATATGCGGGAAATCGAAGATGAAATCATAAAAAATAAAAATCCCAAAGCAATACAAGCCCACGAAGTTTATGCATACAAGATCAAAAAATATATCGGTTCTTATACGGCTGTGATGAATGGATTGGATATTTTGGTCTTTACCGGGGGAGTCGGAGAAAATATGCCGATCCTGCGTGAACTTGTCTGTGATAATTTAGATTATCTGGGGATTAAACTGGATAAAAAAGAAAACAATCAATTCAAAGCCGGGATTTTGGAACTGCAGGCAAAAGAATCGAAAGTAAAAGTTTTGAAAATCCCGACCAACGAAGAATTGATGATCGCTTTGGAAACTCAACGGTTGC
This window encodes:
- a CDS encoding nucleoside-diphosphate kinase, giving the protein MENYTLLLIKPNATEEHHIGAILKIVEENGFAIESLKMIFMDDDLSSRFYSVHKGKPFYKGLIEFMHSGKTVAAILKKDNAIVSLRKLVGNTDSKKAESGTIRHLYGEDIRRNAVHASDSSENAKKEISIIFPDFRF
- a CDS encoding acetate kinase, whose product is MKVLVINCGSSSVKYQFINLETENVLADGIAERIGEDISLFTFKSKNFTRKKEKILIENHEKAIQIIIKALLDRENGVIQDKFEIEAVGHRLVHAGEHYSGSVVINEHVVQIMRECVALAPLHNPANIKGIEAMNSVLPKIPQCGVFDTAFHQTMPSKAYLYALPYKFYTKDKIRRYGFHGTSHKYVSRFAAEYLQKDIKALKIITCHIGNGASITAIEGGKSVDTSMGFTPLEGLMMGTRCGDIDPAIPIYLMKEKGMGPDLVNIILNKKSGMIGLSEISNDMREIEDEIIKNKNPKAIQAHEVYAYKIKKYIGSYTAVMNGLDILVFTGGVGENMPILRELVCDNLDYLGIKLDKKENNQFKAGILELQAKESKVKVLKIPTNEELMIALETQRLLQKT